One genomic window of Microtus ochrogaster isolate Prairie Vole_2 chromosome 21, MicOch1.0, whole genome shotgun sequence includes the following:
- the Tsacc gene encoding TSSK6-activating co-chaperone protein, with translation MEQQTSNPTDQKAKEEDNAVCLCPAKPSPSYINLQANSLPATFLNIQTTELPSGAGQKPKECLRLLECVCANLQLQTQLAQQQMAILENLQASLSQLGPGQESSKGSFPVLYCSLLLNHLPQLHK, from the exons CCAAAGAGGAAGAtaatgctgtgtgtctgtgtccagcaAAACCCTCCCCCAGTTATATTAATCTTCAAGCAAATTCCTTGCCAGCCACTTTCTTGAACATCCAGACAACAGAGCTGCCTTCAG GAGCTGGCCAGAAGCCCAAGGAATGCCTAAGACtcctagagtgtgtgtgtgccaaccTCCAGCTTCAGACCCAGCTTGCCCAACAACAAATGGCTATTTTAGAAAACTTGCAAGCTTCCCTGTCACAGCTGGGCCCTGGGCAGGAAAGCAGCAAGGGTTCTTTCCCAGTCTTATACTGCAGTCTGTTGTTAAATCACCTGCCCCAACTCCATAAATGA